From Myxococcales bacterium, the proteins below share one genomic window:
- the fabD gene encoding ACP S-malonyltransferase: MKVAWLFPGQGAQSVGMGHKLFSASTAARAAFERADAALGEPLSKLVFEGPEAELTRTANAQPAIVTTSIAVLEAVKERYPQLPAPSFAAGHSLGEYSALVASGALAFEDAVRLVRARGRAMQEAVREGEGAMAAIMGLEGPALEAICVEAAKATGEVVSCANFNAPGQIVIAGAQKAVAAAQELASAQKGKAIPLKVSAPFHCALMAPAARAVEAELAGIRIGDLAFPVVANVDAEPNVDPSRVKGLLVRQVDGAVRWEQAILRMRDEGVTHALELGPGKVLAGLVKRIAKDIKVLSVGDPESLDAVGAFLG, translated from the coding sequence GTGAAGGTTGCATGGCTCTTCCCCGGTCAAGGGGCGCAAAGCGTGGGCATGGGGCACAAGCTCTTCTCCGCGTCGACGGCCGCGCGGGCGGCGTTCGAGCGGGCCGACGCGGCGCTCGGTGAGCCCCTGTCGAAGCTCGTCTTCGAGGGCCCCGAGGCCGAGCTCACGCGCACGGCAAACGCCCAGCCTGCGATCGTCACGACGAGCATCGCCGTGCTCGAGGCCGTGAAAGAGCGCTACCCGCAGCTCCCCGCGCCGTCGTTCGCGGCGGGCCACTCGCTCGGGGAGTACTCGGCGCTCGTCGCGTCCGGGGCACTCGCGTTCGAGGACGCGGTGCGCCTCGTGCGTGCCCGAGGGCGCGCGATGCAGGAGGCCGTCCGTGAGGGCGAGGGCGCCATGGCCGCGATCATGGGCCTCGAGGGCCCGGCGCTCGAGGCCATCTGCGTCGAGGCCGCGAAGGCCACGGGCGAGGTCGTCTCGTGCGCGAACTTCAACGCGCCCGGGCAGATCGTCATCGCCGGCGCACAGAAGGCCGTCGCGGCCGCGCAAGAGCTCGCCTCCGCGCAGAAGGGCAAAGCGATCCCGCTGAAGGTGAGCGCGCCCTTTCACTGCGCCCTGATGGCGCCCGCGGCCCGCGCGGTCGAGGCCGAGCTCGCGGGGATCCGAATCGGAGATCTCGCCTTCCCCGTCGTCGCCAACGTCGACGCCGAGCCCAACGTCGATCCGTCGCGCGTGAAGGGCCTCCTCGTGCGCCAGGTCGACGGCGCGGTGCGCTGGGAGCAGGCCATCCTCCGGATGCGCGACGAGGGGGTCACGCACGCCCTCGAGCTCGGGCCGGGCAAGGTCCTCGCCGGGCTCGTGAAGCGCATCGCCAAGGACATCAAGGTCCTCTCCGTGGGCGACCCCGAGTCGCTCGACGCCGTGGGCGCGTTCCTCGGCTGA
- a CDS encoding 3-oxoacyl-ACP reductase FabG, whose translation MFRLDGKVAIVTGGSRGIGRACAEALAAQGALVVVNYVKGEAAAKEVAEGIVAKGGKAEIAAFDVGDMAATEKAIEEIAKKHGRLDIVIANAGIAIDGLLLRLKEEDIDRQLAINVKGALACAKASTKVMMRAKTGRIVFISSVIGEMGNVGQTAYAATKAALLGITKSVAREFASRQITVNAVTPGFIETDMTHGMQDGMKEQILKAIPLGRIGAAKDIAAACVYLASDEAAYVTGQVLRVNGGMYV comes from the coding sequence ATGTTTCGACTCGACGGCAAGGTTGCGATCGTCACGGGTGGGTCGCGCGGCATCGGGCGCGCGTGCGCGGAGGCCCTCGCGGCCCAGGGCGCGCTCGTCGTGGTGAACTACGTGAAGGGCGAAGCCGCTGCGAAGGAGGTCGCCGAGGGGATCGTCGCGAAGGGCGGCAAGGCCGAGATCGCGGCGTTCGACGTGGGCGACATGGCGGCCACCGAGAAGGCCATCGAGGAGATCGCGAAGAAGCACGGTCGCCTCGACATCGTGATCGCCAACGCCGGCATCGCGATCGACGGCCTCCTGCTCCGCCTCAAAGAAGAGGACATCGACCGGCAGCTCGCCATCAACGTGAAGGGCGCGCTCGCGTGCGCGAAGGCGTCGACGAAGGTCATGATGCGCGCCAAGACGGGCCGCATCGTCTTCATCTCGAGCGTCATCGGCGAGATGGGGAACGTCGGTCAGACGGCCTACGCCGCCACGAAGGCGGCCCTCCTCGGCATCACCAAGTCGGTCGCGCGCGAGTTCGCCTCGCGTCAGATCACCGTGAACGCCGTGACGCCGGGCTTCATCGAGACGGACATGACCCACGGCATGCAGGACGGCATGAAGGAGCAAATCCTGAAGGCCATCCCGCTCGGCCGCATCGGCGCCGCGAAGGACATCGCCGCCGCGTGCGTCTACCTCGCGAGCGACGAGGCCGCGTACGTGACCGGCCAGGTGCTCCGCGTGAACGGCGGAATGTACGTCTGA
- the acpP gene encoding acyl carrier protein, translating into MAQDIPSEVKRIIKEQLDVDDKDIKPESTFIEDLGADSLGLVELVLAFEEAFEIDIPDEHTEKIRTVQDAIDYIETHTKK; encoded by the coding sequence ATGGCTCAGGACATTCCCAGCGAAGTCAAGCGCATCATCAAAGAGCAGCTCGACGTCGACGACAAGGACATCAAGCCCGAATCGACGTTCATCGAAGATCTCGGCGCGGATTCGCTCGGCCTCGTGGAGCTCGTGCTCGCGTTCGAGGAAGCCTTCGAGATCGACATCCCGGACGAGCACACGGAGAAGATCCGCACCGTCCAGGACGCGATCGACTACATCGAGACCCACACCAAGAAGTGA
- the fabF gene encoding beta-ketoacyl-ACP synthase II, whose translation MSNHRVVITGLGLVTPVGIGTEASWRALLDGESGAGPITQFDTEKFRVKIAAEVKGWDPVAAGFIEKKKLKEMDRFIEFALGAAKLALDDASLDLTEEEHDRAGCFVGVGLGGLQTLEKAKQTVLEKGPGRISPYSIPGIIANLAAGHITMQHGLRGPSMATTSACSSGAHAIGEATEWIRRGRAPVMVVGGAEATVTPVGIGGFEAMFALSRRNDDPMGASRPFDKDRDGFLCGEGAGILVLENLERAKKRGAKIYGEVAGYGATSDAHHLTAIAPGGAGAVRSMRMALEDAGVAPTDVDYVNAHGTSTPIGDVAESQAISTAFGAHATDKHLWVSSTKSMIGHLLGAAGAVESAICALAIATGRVPPTINLANQDPECKLDYVANTARERRIRHALNNSFGFGGTNCSLLLSRYEG comes from the coding sequence ATGAGCAACCACCGCGTCGTCATCACTGGCCTCGGCCTCGTCACCCCCGTCGGCATCGGCACGGAGGCCTCGTGGAGAGCGCTCCTCGACGGCGAGAGCGGAGCGGGACCCATCACCCAGTTCGACACCGAGAAGTTCCGCGTGAAGATCGCCGCCGAGGTGAAGGGCTGGGATCCGGTGGCAGCCGGCTTCATCGAGAAGAAGAAGCTGAAGGAGATGGACCGGTTCATCGAGTTCGCGCTCGGCGCCGCCAAGCTCGCCCTCGACGACGCGAGCCTCGACCTCACCGAGGAAGAGCACGACCGGGCCGGTTGCTTCGTCGGCGTGGGCCTCGGCGGCCTGCAAACCCTCGAAAAGGCTAAACAAACCGTCCTCGAAAAGGGGCCGGGGCGCATCAGCCCGTACAGCATCCCCGGCATCATCGCGAACCTCGCCGCGGGCCACATCACCATGCAACACGGCCTCCGCGGCCCGAGCATGGCGACGACGAGCGCCTGCTCGAGCGGCGCGCACGCGATCGGCGAGGCCACGGAGTGGATCCGCCGCGGCCGCGCCCCCGTGATGGTCGTGGGCGGCGCCGAGGCCACCGTGACGCCGGTCGGCATCGGCGGCTTCGAGGCCATGTTCGCCCTCTCGCGACGCAACGACGATCCCATGGGCGCGAGCCGCCCGTTCGACAAGGACCGCGACGGCTTCCTCTGCGGCGAAGGCGCGGGCATCCTCGTCCTCGAGAACCTCGAGCGCGCCAAGAAGCGCGGCGCCAAGATCTACGGCGAGGTCGCGGGCTACGGGGCCACGAGCGACGCCCACCACCTCACGGCCATCGCCCCGGGCGGCGCCGGCGCCGTGCGCTCCATGCGCATGGCCCTCGAGGACGCGGGCGTCGCCCCGACCGACGTCGACTACGTGAACGCCCACGGCACCTCGACGCCGATCGGCGACGTGGCCGAGTCGCAGGCGATCTCGACGGCCTTCGGCGCGCACGCGACCGACAAGCACCTCTGGGTGAGCTCCACGAAATCGATGATCGGCCACCTCCTCGGCGCCGCCGGGGCGGTCGAGAGCGCCATCTGCGCGCTCGCCATCGCGACCGGCCGGGTGCCCCCGACCATCAACCTCGCGAACCAGGATCCCGAGTGCAAGCTCGACTACGTGGCCAACACGGCCCGTGAGCGGCGCATTCGTCACGCGCTCAACAACTCCTTCGGCTTCGGCGGGACGAACTGCTCGCTGCTCCTTTCCCGGTACGAGGGCTGA
- the rpiB gene encoding ribose 5-phosphate isomerase B, whose protein sequence is MTDKKLSETLALGADHGGFRLKNLIKGELVARGYTVVDLGTNDEASVDYPDYGHEAAKGIVAGTFSRAILVCGTGVGMAIAANRHPGVRAVNCSDTFTARMSRSHNASNVLALGERVVGPSLAMDIVDAWLGSEPSTDPRHVRRVAKLEPS, encoded by the coding sequence ATGACCGACAAAAAACTCTCCGAGACCCTCGCGCTCGGCGCCGACCACGGCGGGTTCCGCCTGAAGAACCTCATCAAGGGCGAGCTCGTCGCGCGCGGGTACACCGTCGTCGACCTCGGGACGAACGACGAAGCCTCGGTCGACTACCCGGACTACGGCCACGAAGCCGCGAAGGGCATCGTCGCCGGCACGTTCTCGCGCGCGATCCTCGTGTGCGGCACGGGCGTCGGCATGGCGATCGCCGCGAACCGCCACCCGGGCGTGCGCGCGGTCAACTGCTCCGACACCTTCACGGCGCGCATGAGCCGCTCCCACAACGCGTCGAACGTGCTCGCCCTCGGCGAGCGCGTGGTGGGCCCGAGCCTCGCGATGGACATCGTCGACGCCTGGCTCGGCTCCGAGCCGTCTACCGACCCACGCCACGTGCGCCGTGTCGCCAAGCTCGAGCCGTCGTGA
- the nrdR gene encoding transcriptional repressor NrdR, with product MKCPFCANAESKVTDTRASAQGDVIRRRRECEACARRFTTYERVEDVIPLVVKKDGRREAFDRQKLLGGLRRACEKRPVPLESLEAMVDGVERELVDSGEKEVPSRVLGEAVMRRLRAADTIAYVRFASVYREFRDIDEFRAELETLASDTRAAAVVSARTAQPEGSR from the coding sequence GTGAAGTGCCCATTCTGCGCGAACGCCGAGAGCAAAGTGACGGACACACGCGCCTCGGCCCAGGGAGACGTGATCCGTCGTCGGCGCGAGTGCGAAGCCTGCGCGCGCAGGTTCACGACCTACGAGCGCGTCGAGGACGTGATCCCGCTCGTGGTCAAGAAGGACGGCCGCCGCGAGGCCTTCGATCGTCAGAAGCTGCTCGGCGGCCTTCGGCGCGCGTGCGAGAAGCGCCCGGTGCCGCTCGAGAGCCTCGAGGCCATGGTCGACGGGGTCGAGCGCGAGCTCGTCGACTCGGGTGAAAAAGAGGTCCCTTCGCGCGTGCTCGGCGAAGCGGTCATGCGACGGCTGCGCGCCGCAGACACGATCGCCTACGTCCGATTCGCAAGTGTTTACAGAGAGTTCCGCGACATCGACGAGTTCCGCGCGGAGCTCGAGACGCTCGCGTCGGACACACGCGCGGCCGCAGTCGTTTCGGCGCGCACCGCCCAACCGGAGGGCTCACGGTGA